Genomic DNA from Bombus vancouverensis nearcticus unplaced genomic scaffold, iyBomVanc1_principal scaffold0059, whole genome shotgun sequence:
acttagacgcaaatgcgatcgtcgaaaatgctcgatgtatcactctccaaggcaatcgcaagaatgccagcctcgtggagatttttctccctgtacgattgcattttgttttctatacccgtttggaagcatcgagaaggttccaaacgccgttgctaggcagtttctgcctggagttttgattactaatacaatgtatgtcccattgccgaggcaacatcacacgtggctaggcccgctctcgaggccgcatgccgccacaaccacatttctcggaaaacacatacaaccactccagacctccgttagataaaacatccatcccgtgaccgtggctacgttcagcgaccgattgtcacctcgaacccaatctcgcttattacaaatcttaagcaattacaactataataaaatctaggctaaggtactagaggatgttcccaaaatttccaaggaaaggcttcggctttcctttcatctccgacatatatatatatattttttatacatttgtagttgcgcacaaaatttattaaagaaaagtgttaacaatgtgttttcatgatttgtttctcgcgcctgacttccattaatccctaatattcctgtcgccatgacgcgtataaatccaacatggctgctcataaatgtcatcagtaaagttttagtggcgggtctttagttttgtttgatatcgaagtaaattttcgtctgtcgctcgtttttccttattctaccgcaatcagaacatttatttattaacattattttaaagtgacagtagtatatctcgtgtgaatatacgtatatatatatgtttatgttgtgtgttacttcagtatagctaatgttttgtaattctttgatcgcgttatttattgtttcgagtagtttattttatagagcattcgataatataaacatatgcactcacacgtacatatatatgtcgggttaacattaagATTTAAGGCGCgcaacgattcttcgtttgaattagccattgttttacaaaacagagaatatatttacacgaataaacaaggttttacaaatattatgaataatgaatttttataaatgatatgattgattaacaaatgataaattaaattattaattagattaaagaataataagttttatcgaacaataaaagaaacgaataatatatcttacgatttactaatttaacgaataatgaaaattaacgattgataaatttacaaatattgaatttaatttacgctataaacaatgatccggggttcaaacgaatccacggtcaacgggaaaactttaaacaattttataacacaaaaaaaatacgtttgccgaatcactcggaaaaattactcgatgtatcactttccaaggcgatcacacgaatgcctctctgaataaaatctttttcgtaatccgactgcattttgtttgttatattctcgctggaaacatcgagaaggttccaatcgttgttgctaggcaatatctgtcagaagtttgttatatactccttggaaacatcgagaaagatccaaacgccgttgctaggcagtttctgtctggagattgattcctcatacaacgtgtgtcccattatatcgacatctctaaagtacaattctatgtgatttctagggagaacaatacaaccgatccacaccttcgtcaggcaaaacgtttatcccgtgaccgtggctacgttcagcgaccagttgtcacctcgaacccactttcgcttttcacaaatgtcaaacaattacagatgacaattacttaattacagttatgataagatctgggctaaagcattaaaaggcttcctcaaaattgcatagggaaggctccggttttcatttcatctccgacatatatatatgtatatacgtatttatatgcctatttctcttgcccgtatagtgttcatacgaaatgaaatgttaattatttgttttatattaatttcttttaataagatagaacacgcacacgcacacgtatatatgtatatatttctggcaaagtgattttcattcagattctttagtgatatagtgttgtgtatttgaggttatgtgtcaatcatttgatttcatatatacatatatatcttgtattgtgacaacatagtattgaaggttttgtttctagattattgtgcgtttaatatgtgtttacataattgtgtttgatgatagaatttctgtatgcaattcctcgaatcgttgcggtgttaattattttgagcgtttgggctatcgacaggttgtcgcttagtcccaagtgttgcgttgtgtgttctatttcttttgtagattattaatagtagttttagtttagaaaaatagattatttatatgtttatatagagacatgcatgtttcataatcaaattcttattttataatgttttaccggcaagtaggctagttttaaatatgtatcttagattgtagaatgcacatagattagtagtagtttagaatatagatttttatatgtttgtacagagacatgcatgtttcgtagcgtagttcttattttataactctttaccggaacgtaggctagttttaagtatgtatcttagattgttgatttgaatcaataatgtagaaagagcatacattaatataatttatatatgtatatatacagacatgcatgtttcgtaatgtagttcttaatttataattctttaccggaacgtaggctagtttcaagtatgtatctgtttaatagaatgcgcacacatatatatatgtttctgacaatgtaacttttatttctttaataatacattattgtatgttttatgtattcgtttgattaataagtcttaacttcgtatatacttatatttcataaattgtgttacgtcgcggaacactctacctagccgaggtcacacaccgcgggcaatgtggcaaccagcagatgtcttcggatactcgcagcgtatcctccatagtttcaaggaccttccataaatctcatagatttcctaggaaaggtccttcaaacaaaacaaacatctggttcggaagaatttccaaagactattgtctaccacggcttaactaaggaaagttggtttttcgcacgtacgctgcaattgtcctcccactaactactttttctcgagggcggttaagatccttcgtttaaccaattagaaacgaagcctattccctcactctcctaaataacatcggcaccaacaaatccgatggtcccgtgcgctagacacacccatccttagctttcctccgacacatcatcgtctcccagtacagtactgattttacatccttcgaacggtcaacatccttccaccgggtatacacacccgcagatcagtcactcgctcatctcgtacatacgcatcagcgtaactgtcttcgttataagttgttggaataaacggtgaaatataacttactactgtgtcatattcatttaaccacctctgttatcttaatcgaaacaggggaacgactacttcgcggcgtcgattcaccgaatcgtagcgagaatttacgcctctcgctgacgcgttttcctcgaacggtcgtaacaaattgataatattgtatttgttgcatagtattataagcattaactctagtatttactagttcattacatgtctagcatatatgtttatatttatatgtaactttccaagttgattgattaaaatatatttatatatacatgtatatctggtgtttcaattatttccccttttgtagttattcttatttcccggtttatttgtttgattcgtaactcgttcaatccgttagctggtttcatttattatttttttttatactgattggatttattagttgccctcgccttgttaatccttcctttagtttcgtagcgccgtgtgttcgtttgtgcattcaaatctttattcgcgcgttttgcatgggatagttttcttgttctcgttacggcgcgtgcggagcgcgggacgtgacacccccgcccttggagttcaaatttccaaagggaatttgactgatggtgtctctgagttcgctcaaggcggatgtagatggcgttggttgttgagtgactaccggtgttatcgatatcccttgaggttgtgctgtttgatcatcgatatttcgttttcttttgaggtatagtagcaggtgggtaactgagccgcatattgctcctaatagggcgattccacatccctaagtttcacgtaactggtatccatgtatggctatatctattatcgtcttgattagtttaaatattacaagtattccaaatattgctgcactgacggttccaaattccatgaaaccaatccataagcttgatatggtattttttgctattgtcgttaatgtgttttcgtccatcattcccagaatgtttactgttccagggacgattgtttttcctgttgctcctctggccaatgtgttcaaaactgcagatttttctgccgggaacatgacgtggtcccgaagTGCATCAAGGTCCTTTTGGgtgtatattccgctcgtggccaacgacgatggtgctgaatattgccacgtttgacgTACATCCGGGCGGaattcctgtggtgcaattgtttccatgggttttggtacgaatttgtgccagagtccgtcgatattgtatagtgtaggtaataccgcgctacattctctgtggtttccgtgttgcgttagaatgtgtgtttttggcgttaaaaatgcggtgcgattcccttgccaaacgggtagctccgagtaacattctgttgtatgtcgtacctttacttgtaccggaatgcatttgactatgtggactgcttctcctgcgatcagggccatgtgtcctggggttttggttatggtatatgcaaattcatcgggcagtaagattgctaagcttaaagcattctctattagtttcttctgcgtggtacatctttgtgtcaatatatcatggtacaatgttgtcatttgtcgtttaatatgtttctctacgtaaatgaattttgagttgacgtatgcgaatatgtccaagttttcgactgctgtctttcttttggagatgaacgtatttcctcttgttgtttctaacaggaacaatttgggatgttcggtggatagtagggtatatccacacagtggctgttctccggttttagtcagtgcaaatgttacttcctgcgttgttagtgcgtaaactggttgtgctgattctctgttggtttttatttcttggatctttgtagcaattccttcatatagcacatcgtactgatcaaatttgcatggtgagggtggttgtggttgccaataagtgtatccgtcttcagcgtctagacagtttccttcgctaaaggtacataccgttcctgatttcagtagaattttgttctcctcgatccgtactggcacgactgctgattttaaacttatcctcactgttgcttgtacgacgaccttttcccagctcccgtatggctctacatactgtgttccctggcagctgccgtcgtctgttagcttgccggctaggacaagcgaccttgtttctgttgcattatcctttaggccaactataaggttttgtggtccgagtgaaaacgtgccgtcttggtgcatccttgcgcattgttgggcggttgtttcatggaggtattcggcgaatccgttatgcactgccgacgtgtgagagtgcatgccacagtaatatacaattcgagttatttgcaccttgcattgccttacattggtaaattcaaattctgagagttgaagtaattgtatataaatatcttgggtttcagtcaatgtaggctgtatgctgcagtccccgatggagtttagagagatagtggtaacattgaggtggttgccattgcagtcatatcctaccaggccgtgtgttattttgatgagggtgagtacgatgactaggcagttcatcttcctatcaacaatttattaaatcgtttcttactctcgggtttattagaaataagaataaccttttattattattattaatatataaaaaaaaagtttatatgttttttttgtgtgttgttttttttttattatttttttttttattacaattatagcttgtctttgaatatatatatatatatatatatatatatatattcaatataattatatatatatatatatgtgcgtgcaatggtaaatatggcgacttattttacgagtcacttagattatcaatagatattgcctactttacaacatgcgtgtatgtatatattgttaaacattaggtgaaagttatatgcacagttataaatgtcatttgtttacaggtggatagcgaaagtatttgatttcgtgagtggcgtacaggtgctttacagttctacggtacggattgctattccttggaataaaaaaaaattctttcgatgtctgtcagatttttgtaaacgaacatgcatggaaggattttctgcagagattcaaaatgctctctggattcctcgtgaaacgtctggacaacatctacatgttcttccatccgtcgttcagagaatggttgatgaattcgccatcagttctatacacacatacaaaaatagttaatatatatattatatatttttttttctttttttttttttttatatatatatgtttcattcggacctgttccttgtatgaatactgtatctctgtatataatataatatatataatatgttatgattatgttagttgttatttattatatgtattttccttaactctctcccccttttttttgttgttgttttttttttttttattagtacctaacattactattatgatgctgtattacattctattggctattatttggatgtgagcgcgacgaatttttcaacatggccgctcgcgtgtatctttggtatggcgttggtttaatgtcaacagtagcgtgtcgttgaaatagttaattaattgttaattactataattttacttagtaatgtttttgtaatattgttttgtgtttcatgatattgtgtgtgtcaataccgtgtgctaccttaatgtgatagcatggattgtattgttatcgaatttcgatagtcattgttttgattatacgtgacttgcatttatataagtcttgtttaatttagttaatgttttttgtgtattgtgttaccagatattttgtgtagcgtaactttattcttttgcaccgagttcagtcatgttgttaatatttagttagtctatcttgattaatttctaacctattcctgtgtttattaacctttcttattttccctattaatttattattgcatgtacttgctatttgctattattttgtgtatgatatgaattggtttctttattagtgattaaaatctacttgttagattaacattgtctgtaattcttcagattctactctttcgttgctgcatcacttacctggatcgttcccgcaacatcatccgattctttgatatgccttggatacttactacggctgccttctactacggctgccttcaatcgtcttatatatgtggtcataaaggtggtttttaatttatttaatttaatatatatatataatgcattgtatgtgcgaccactattgtgcattacaaattaacatcacaatactacgtagattaatacataaccaaatatccctttactccagttacatttattactaactctcaattaatctatcttgattattttctaaccgctttctatactttatcaactattttatttcttcttgttagtctgcgaaattcatgcatgtacgcttccttgtatggtgattaattgt
This window encodes:
- the LOC143304847 gene encoding uncharacterized protein LOC143304847, which translates into the protein MEEHVDVVQTFHEESREHFESLQKILPCMKMNCLVIVLTLIKITHGLVGYDCNGNHLNVTTISLNSIGDCSIQPTLTETQDIYIQLLQLSEFEFTNVRQCKVQITRIVYYCGMHSHTSAVHNGFAEYLHETTAQQCARMHQDGTFSLGPQNLIVGLKDNATETRSLVLAGKLTDDGSCQGTQYVEPYGSWEKVVVQATVRISLKSAVVPVRIEENKILLKSGTVCTFSEGNCLDAEDGYTYWQPQPPSPCKFDQYDVLYEGIATKIQEIKTNRESAQPVYALTTQEVTFALTKTGEQPLCGYTLLSTEHPKLFLLETTRGNTFISKRKTAVENLDIFAYVNSKFIYVEKHIKRQMTTLYHDILTQRCTTQKKLIENALSLAILLPDEFAYTITKTPGHMALIAGEAVHIVKCIPVQVKVRHTTECYSELPVWQGNRTAFLTPKTHILTQHGNHRECSAVLPTLYNIDGLWHKFVPKPMETIAPQEFRPDVRQTWQYSAPSSLATSGIYTQKDLDALRDHVMFPAEKSAVLNTLARGATGKTIVPGTVNILGMMDENTLTTIAKNTISSLWIGFMEFGTVSAAIFGILVIFKLIKTIIDIAIHGYQLRET